ATGAGGTTCCTCCAGCGTGCTCCCCAGGCGTCCGCGCGGCCACCCGACCTGCGTCCGCCGCGGTCGATGTGGTGGTGGGCTTTGCCTGCTGCGCTGCTGGTCGGTGCGGCGGTCTGGGGGGTCAGCGCCTGGCTGCTGCACGACTTGGGCACGGTGCCCGCCGCCGAGCAGGTCTCGGCCCGGATCGAGGCGGTGCGGACCGCGCTGGCGGCCGGTGCCGGGGTCGGCGCCGCGGTGACGCTGCTGCTGGCCGTACGCCGGCAGCGGCATCAGGAGCTGGCGACCGCGCACACCACGCACGACGCCGTCGAGCGCCGGGTGACCGAGCTGTACACCAAGGCCGCTGAGCAACTCGGCAACACTCAGGCCCCGGTTCGCCTGGCTGGCTTGTACGCGCTGGAGCGCCTGGCCCAGGACACCCCGGCGCTGCGCCAGACGATCGTGGACGTGATCTGCTCGTACCTGCGTATGCCGTACACTCCGCCTGCGCTGCCCGCCGAAGACGCCACGCCCGCCGTGCCGCGAGCCGCCATCGCCGGCGTCGCCGCGCCATCGACCGGTCGTGACCCGCAGGAGGAACGCCAGGTCCGCCTGACCGCGCAGCGTATCCTGACCGCCCACCTGCGCTACGACGACACCCCGGCCCCGCGCCGCCGATGGTGGGCGTCGCGCCGCCCGGACCGCAACCCGCGCCACTGGCCGGACATCCGGCTCGACCTCGCGGGCGCCGTCCTCATCGACTTCGATCTCAGCACCTGCCGCGTGGGCGCGGCCGGGTTCGGCGGGGCGACCTTCTCCGGCGACGCCGGGTTCGGCGGGGCGACCTTCTCCGGCCCCGCCGTGTTCGGCGAGGCGACCTTCTCCGGCACCGCCGGGTTCGGCGGGGCGACCTTCTCCGGCCCCGCCGTGTTCGGCGAGGCGACCTTCACCGGCCCCGCCAGGTTCGGCGAGGCGACCTTCACCGGCCCCGCCAGGTTCGGCGAGGCGACCTTCACCGACGCCGCCTGGTTCGACGGGGCGACCTTCACCGGCACCGCCTGGTTCGAGGGGGCGACCTTCTCTCGCCCCGCCGTGTTCGGCGAGGCGACCTTCACCGGCGCCGCCCGGTTCTACGGGGCGACCTTCACCGACGCCGCCGGGTTCGACGAGGCGGCCTTCTCCGGCCCCGCCGTGTTCGACGGGGCGACCTTCTCCGGCCCCGCCGGGTTCGGCGAGGCGGCCTTCTCCGGCACCGCCCGGTTCGGCGGAGCGACCTTCACCGACGCCGCCGTGTTCAGCGAGGCGACCTTCACCGGCACCGCCCGGTTCGACGGAGCGGCCTTCTCCGGCACCGCCCGGTTCGACGGGGCGACCTTCACCGACGCCGCCCGGTTCGACGGAGCGGCCTTCACCGGCCCCGCCCGGTTCGACGGGGCGGCCTTCACCGGCCCCGCCCGGTTCGACGGGGCGGCCTTCACCGGCCCCGCCGTGTTCGGCGAGGCGACCTTCACCGGCACCGCCTGGTTCGGCGAGGCGACCTTCACCGGCCCCGCCTGGTTCGGCGAGGCGACCTTCACCGGCCCCGCCAGGTTCGGCGAGGCGACCTTCACCGGCGCCGCTCGGTTCGACGGAGCGAGCGGGCTGGAGGACGCGGAGCTGGGCGGGGTGCGGGTGGTGCCGACGGCCACGGAGGTGCGGCGGGTGTGGCCGGCGTGCTGGCAGGTGGAGGCGGCGGCGGACGGCTGGCAGACGCTGCGCCTGGCGTCCTCTGGGGAGAAGGAGGGCGGCGGGGCGGGACCGACCGAGGACGCGGAGGGTTGACATAAGGGCAGTTACTCAGCGCTACTTTGGGGCCCATCACAGCTACCCGAGCATCGGGCCTTGCCCTTCGGCGGGAACAGGTCCTCCAGGTTCATACGCCGACGCTCCACACGCTCGTCCAGGCCCTCCACTCGGGTCCGTTGCCCGGTACTCCTTGCCGGTGTCGAACATCCCCGCTACGTCCACTTTAGCCCGGTAGCGGCCGGACTGGCAGGGCTGGTAGGTGAGGACGTAGCGGTGGTCCGGGACCATGCTGGGGCGCTCATGCGGTGGCGTTGAGGAAGGTGTTGACGAGCGGCACGTGCCGGTGGCCGCGCAACCCAGATCGCAGGTCGTTCAGGGCGCTGCTGCCGCGCGCGGATTCGACACCGCCCATGAGCTGGAGGACCTGCTCGGCGACCTCGACGGCGGCGTCGAGGTCGCCGAGCGCGAGGTGTGCCTCCGACCTGCGTGCGAGGTAGATCGCGGCTCCTCGCACTTCTTGACCGCTGTCGTAGGCGTCTTCACCATTCACGGCGGCGTCGAAGTGCTCCAGGGCGCGGCGCGGCTCGCTCAGGGACAGGGCAGAGCTGCCGGCGAACTGGTGCAGCTCGCCCGTGTTGAGCCAGTACAGGGCGGCCAGGTCCGCGCGGGCAGGAGGCGCGTGCCCGAGCACGGAGAACGCCGCCTCGATCGCCCGATACGCCTGCACCGGCTCTTTCAGGAGCGAGTGAGCGCGGGCCCGGCGAGCGTGCAGCAGGGCCAGCAGCCGGGGCGAGGTCACGCGGCGGTTGGCCAGTGCGCCGTCCAGGAGGTCGAGCGCCCCCCGCGGGTCGCCGGTGGTGTAGCGCTGGTTGGCCCAGAACGCGAGGGTGAGGGCGCCGGTCGTGTCGTCGTCTCCGCTGGCTGCCGAACGCAGCGCGGCGATGAAGTGCCGCTCCGCGTCCGCGTGATGTCCGCTGTCGTAGGCGCACCAGCCGGCCAGACGGCACGCTTCGGCCGCAGCGCCGTACAAGCGCCGGCCGACCTGCTGGCTGTGGGAGGTGTTGGTGAGCAGGGCGCGGATGAGCCGGATCTCGGTGGTGGCGGCGTCGTACACGCTCGCGGAACCGATCTCGTCGTCCAGGTGGCGCAGGGCCGCTAACCGGGTGTCGAGCTGGTCGGCTACCCCGGCTCCGATGCGGCGGCCTCCAGCGGCCGCAGCAGCGGGTTCGGCGGTTGTCCATTGCGCGACCATGGCGGCCAGCGCGCTGCTCGATGCGATCAGAAAGCCTCGCCGGTCCACTGGCCCTCCCATTTCGCCCAATACAGTGACGCTACCCGCGGGCGTCCATGGCGACTCCAGTACCGCGCGGTCCTCGCTGGACGCTGCGAGCAGCCACGTGGGCCAGCCCCGGGCATCCACCTCCCGCTGGCCGATGCCCAACAGGGCGGCCATCGCGTACTGCGTGGTGATCTCGGGGACGGCGGCGCCGGCGATCCACCGCGACACCTTCTCCTTGCGGCTGGCCATCCCGCCGTAGCCCAGCGCGCAGTGCCGCTCGGCCACCTGGCGCAGGAACGCGGCAGCCGTCCAGCGCCTGCTCCTCAGAAGCGCTGCCAGCGGATGACGTTCACGTGCGATGTCCACGGGGCTGGCCCCCTGGTCGGGTCGCCCTTCAGTGTGGTCCTGCCAGGTGGCTGCTGTGAAGCCCCCGCCAGCCAGAAAGCAACCCGAAGCAACCAATCGGCAACCGAAAGCAACGCCCCGGTGTCTTCACGGACCCGCAACACCGAGTCACGGTGAGGGTGAGCCGCCCCTGCTACCCGGACAGGCAGCAGACGCGGGCGGACCGTCCTCACCCCAGGAGGTCCTCATGACCGCCACGACTCCCACCACTGCCCCCGCCGGCCGATACGCGCCCCCGCCCGGCGGCTGGCGCGATCCCAGGAGCTTCGTTGATCCCGATGTCTGGGACCGGCAGATCAAGCTCCTCGTCCGCGACCACCCGTGGGACACGGTCATGGCCGAACGCTGCTTCGGCCAGGCGATCGCTTACCTCATCACCGCCATGGAGAAGCACGGCCAGCACCTGGAGATCGGCTGCGGTCCCCTCATCGACCGCGCCGTGCACGGGTTCATCCTCGACACCCGCAACTACCGCGACTTCTGCGCCAAGTACTTCAACGGCGAGTTCCTGCACCACGTCCCCGAGATCGAGTTCAAGTACGACGGGTCGGTCCAGAAGACCGCGCACGTCGTGGCCGGCAACGGCTTCGAGGTGGACTGGTCGCTGTGGGAGGCGGACTTCGCCAAGTGCACGCCGTGTGCGCCCGGCACTGACTGCCACTGACCGGGCCTGATCGAGTGTAGGGCCAGGAACGTTACGCGTTCCTGGCCCTACGCCATGTCTGGGCATGGGGTGGCCGATTCTCCGGTGATCACCGCCGGTGGCGCGCTACCGTGACGCGGGTCCTGTCCCTCGCGCCCCAAGGTGCCCGCCATGCCCATCGAGCCCGCCCGGCCCGCTGTCACCGACACCGTCAGCTACTGGGAGGTGCACATCCGGTTCGCGGAAGCGCTCAACCTCGCCGTACCAGCCGCGCAGCCGGAGCCCGACACCGCGGCGTTGCCTACGGTGGCCGGGGCCACTCTCGTGCTGAGCGGCCACCAGGTCCGTCACCCCATCGACGGCAAACTCATGACCCTGGTGGACGAGGGCGTGTTCTTGTACGGGCCGGACGACGAACCCGTCTACCTGCCAGCGTACTACATCGACGTCTACCCGACCACGAACGGCGACTACGCTCGGTTCGTCGCCGCGACCAAGCACCGCCGGCCGCAGCACTGGAACCGGACAGGGTCGCCACCGGAAGACCTGATCGATCACCCGGTGGTGTACGTGACATGGCGGGACGCCGCCGCGTACGCCGAGTGGGCGGCCAAAGCCCTGCCGACCAGCCAACAATGGGAGAAAGCCGCGCGAGGGTTGCGCGGCGACACCTACCCGTGGGGGTCACAGCTGACCCCGGCTAAGGCCAACGTCCGCGAGTCCGGGATACGGCGTACCACCCCCGTCGATCGCTACCACAGCGGCGCGAGCCCGTACGGCGTGTACGACATGTGCGGCAACGCGTGGGAGTGGCTGGCCACCCAGTCGACGCCTGGCCGGTACGAGCTGAAGGGCAGCGCGTTCACCAGCCCTTTCAGCAGAGCCATGCCGTCGCTGTTCAACGACGCCGCCGCGGACATGCTGGATGATGACACCGGCTTTCGGTGCGTCACGCCGGCCGAGACGCTGCGGGCCCTGCTCAAGATGTCCGGGTAAGAGATCAACTCTCGGCAACGATCCGCGACACGCCGCGCACACATCTGCCACCCTGACTCTGATTCAGAGTAAGGTCACCGCCATGAGTGGATCTGTGAAGCCGGGGCCTACCCCGAAGGGCGGCCATCGTCACACCGTCCGTTTCCGGTCCGACGTGTATGACCACGCGAGCAAGGTGTGGAAGAAGCTTGGCTTCGCCGACTTCGGCTCCTACGTGGACTTCACGTTCGCGCTGGCGCACGGTAAGTGGCAGGAGTACAAGTTCGTCTCGGCGGACGAGGCCAAGGAGTATCTGCTCGGCTTGTCCCAGGGACTGCTGGTCCCTCCGCCGCATCTACGTGGCCAGGAGACGCTGCCACTCATCGAGACGACTGCCGCGTAGCGCTCCGCTCGCGGTGCTTTCCGGAGGATCTGCCTAGACGCTGAGAAGTGACCTGGACGCCGCCGAGGTGTCCTGAAATGCCACGAGGGCCCCTGCGCCGTGTCAACCGCCAAGAAGACGTGCGCAAGGACCCCCGATAGAGGCCACCGGTTCCCGGCGGGCTTTCGCATGCCTGGAGCCGGTTAACCAGAAGCTAGGAGCCACAGTAATCGATGGGCCCCCGGCTCTGCCAGTCGTGCCCGGATTCGGCGTGTCGGAACCGGGTGAAACCGGCATAGCTGTGCTGCACAACTCCATACCCGCCCCACGAGGGGCCGAACCGGGGCATGCCGTCCTGACGGCCGCCGCGACCTGGGCGGCGCTCGCGCCGCGCGTCGCCGCGAACGACCGGGTACGGCTCGCCGTCAACGGCCGCGACTACCTGCACCGCGACGAGCTGCGGCTCACCACGCGGCTGCCGGCGTACGTCGCCGCCGTGCACGTCTACCATCACGACCTGGCCGCGTGGCTGCCCGGGGATTTCGACGTCGCCAAGGCGGCCGCCGCCGGCGCGGCTGATCCGGTCGGTCTGGTGGAGGCGGAGACGGCCGACTTCATCGCGCTGCTCGCGCGGTGCGGCGGCGACTGCATCTCCGACGTCGCCCCGCCCGGCGGCCGTCACGTGCTGGTGCCGTGGGCGGTGAAGCGGACCTACCCGGAGATGCGGCGCCTGGCCGAGGCGCTGGCCCGCCGGTATGTGACGTTCGACCCGAAGCCGGCGCAGAACCGCCACAACGGGTTGATCACGCCGCCCGGGTCGTGGCACCGCCGCGGCGGCTACCGGCGGCTCACGACCACGCTGGAGCATGCGTTGTGGGTGTGCGACCACCCGAACGGGCCGGAGGTGTGGGACGCGCTGCTGGACGCGCTCGCCCCCGAGCTGGAGGCGCTGGAACTCCCCCAGCCCGGCCCCGGCCCTGACGCGGCGGCGGGTGTACCTGGTGACAGCCCCGTTACCGACGCCGCGGCGCCGCCAGCGCGGGCAGACCTGGCCGTCGACGAGCACGGGCAGCACTGGCTCCCCCGCCCGGACGGGCCGCTCCCCCGCCTGTCCCCCCGCCTCGAAGAGATCGCGCAGACGGGCCGGTACGACTCCCGCCAGTACGGCAGCCCCTCCGAGGCCCGCCAGGCGGTCATCGCCGGGGCGGTCTCGTGCGGGTGGCAACTCGGCGACGTCGCCGCCCATCTACGGGCCGGCCGGTGGCCGGGCCTCGCCGGCTTCTACAGCAGGTACCGCGACGAGCAGGCCCGGACCAAGGCCCTGCGCACCGATTGGGAAAACGCGGCCGTCTGGCTGCTGGAGCGGAGCTTTGGCCGCAAGAGCCACACAAGGGAGAGAAGACACGGGGGGGTTAGAAGGATCTTGGTTGAGGGGTTGTGGGTCGAGGTGAAAGACCCGACCACTACCCGGGAGCAGCAGATCGGGGAACTACGGAAGTCCCGCGCATGGTATTCCGCCCTATGCGCCGCGGTGCGGGCGGGCCGGTGGACGGGCAAGAAGGGCCTCACCGTGCGGCGGGTGCTGCTCGCGTTGCTGAAGGCCGCGCAGCTCTCCAAGAGCATGACGATCGCGTGGGGGGTGCGGCACCTTGCCCTGCTGGCCTGCCTGGACGAGACGACGGTGGCGCGCACGCTGAAGCTGCTGCGCGACGAGCCGGACCCCTTCGTGGACTGGGTGGCGGCGCACCGTGGCGAACGGGCCGCGGTGTACCGGCTGATCGTCCCCCAGGCGTACGCGGAGGCGGCCGCCTGGCGGCAGTGGGCGCCCGGCCGGCTCGGCGGCATCCACCCCGTGTTCCGGGTGCTGGGCGGCTCGGCGGCGTTCGTGTACGAGGTGCTCGGCGTCGACCCGTTGCGGACGTTCGACGTGCCCGGCCTGGCCGGGCTAGGGGTGACGGCGGCGAACGAGGGCCTGCGGACGCTCGCCGAGCACGGGCTGGCCGGGCGGACGCGGGAGGGGTGGGTGCGCGGGCCGGCCGACCCGGAGCAGGTGGCGGCGCAGCTCGGCGTACGCGAGATCGTGGACAAGATCATGAAACGGTATCGGAAGGATCGTGAGGGCTACAGGGAGTGGCTCGGGATCGTTGCGGGACTCGAACCCAAGTTTGACGGTGACCGGGAGGACTGGTCGCTGCCGGATGAGGTGTACGCGACGCTCGGCGTGCCGGAGTTCATGATCCTGGAACCGCACGGGCCTCCACATGCGCGTCGAGCCGTGACGTAACCCTCCCGGCCGGGGCGAGGACCGTACGATGGCCTCCCTCTCGGGTCGATCCG
This genomic stretch from Actinomadura luzonensis harbors:
- a CDS encoding pentapeptide repeat-containing protein: MRFLQRAPQASARPPDLRPPRSMWWWALPAALLVGAAVWGVSAWLLHDLGTVPAAEQVSARIEAVRTALAAGAGVGAAVTLLLAVRRQRHQELATAHTTHDAVERRVTELYTKAAEQLGNTQAPVRLAGLYALERLAQDTPALRQTIVDVICSYLRMPYTPPALPAEDATPAVPRAAIAGVAAPSTGRDPQEERQVRLTAQRILTAHLRYDDTPAPRRRWWASRRPDRNPRHWPDIRLDLAGAVLIDFDLSTCRVGAAGFGGATFSGDAGFGGATFSGPAVFGEATFSGTAGFGGATFSGPAVFGEATFTGPARFGEATFTGPARFGEATFTDAAWFDGATFTGTAWFEGATFSRPAVFGEATFTGAARFYGATFTDAAGFDEAAFSGPAVFDGATFSGPAGFGEAAFSGTARFGGATFTDAAVFSEATFTGTARFDGAAFSGTARFDGATFTDAARFDGAAFTGPARFDGAAFTGPARFDGAAFTGPAVFGEATFTGTAWFGEATFTGPAWFGEATFTGPARFGEATFTGAARFDGASGLEDAELGGVRVVPTATEVRRVWPACWQVEAAADGWQTLRLASSGEKEGGGAGPTEDAEG
- a CDS encoding glycine-rich domain-containing protein, translated to MTATTPTTAPAGRYAPPPGGWRDPRSFVDPDVWDRQIKLLVRDHPWDTVMAERCFGQAIAYLITAMEKHGQHLEIGCGPLIDRAVHGFILDTRNYRDFCAKYFNGEFLHHVPEIEFKYDGSVQKTAHVVAGNGFEVDWSLWEADFAKCTPCAPGTDCH
- a CDS encoding formylglycine-generating enzyme family protein produces the protein MPIEPARPAVTDTVSYWEVHIRFAEALNLAVPAAQPEPDTAALPTVAGATLVLSGHQVRHPIDGKLMTLVDEGVFLYGPDDEPVYLPAYYIDVYPTTNGDYARFVAATKHRRPQHWNRTGSPPEDLIDHPVVYVTWRDAAAYAEWAAKALPTSQQWEKAARGLRGDTYPWGSQLTPAKANVRESGIRRTTPVDRYHSGASPYGVYDMCGNAWEWLATQSTPGRYELKGSAFTSPFSRAMPSLFNDAAADMLDDDTGFRCVTPAETLRALLKMSG